A genome region from Manis pentadactyla isolate mManPen7 chromosome 5, mManPen7.hap1, whole genome shotgun sequence includes the following:
- the E2F1 gene encoding transcription factor E2F1 encodes MAVAGGPAGGPCAPALEALLGAGALQLLDSSQIVIISTAQDSSAPPAPVGPAAPAAGPRDPDLLLFATPQAPRPTPSAPRPALGRPPVKRRLDLETDHQYLAESSGPARGRGRHPGKGVKSPGEKSRYETSLNLTTKRFLELLSRSADGVVDLNWAAEVLKVQKRRIYDITNVLEGIQLIAKKSKNHIQWLGSHASVGIGGRLEGLTQDLQQLQESERQLDHLIHICTTQLRLLSEDADSQRLAYVTCQDLRSIADPAEQMVMVIKAPPETQLQAVDSSETFQISLKSKQGPIDVFLCPEESAGGVSPGKTPSQGAASGEEDRAADSAITVPPPSSPLSCPATDPSQSLLSLEQEPLLSRTGGLRVPVDEDRLSPLVAADSLLEHVREDFPSLLPEEFISLSPPHEVLDYHFGLEEGEGIRDLFDCDFGDLTPLDF; translated from the exons ATGGCCGTGGCCGGGGGCCCCGCTGGCGGCCCGTGCGCGCCGGCGCTGGAGGCCCTGCTCGGGGCCGGCGCGCTACAGCTGCTCGACTCCTCGCAGATCGTCATCATCTCCACGGCACAGGACTCTAGCGCCCCGCCGGCCCCTGTCGGTCCCGCGGCGCCCGCTGCCGGCCCCCGCGACCCCGACCTGCTGCTCTTCGCCACGCCGCAGGCGCCCCGGCCCACACCCAGCGCGCCGCGCCCCGCGCTCGGCCGCCCGCCG GTGAAGCGGAGGCTGGACCTGGAAACTGACCATCAGTACCTGGCCGAGAGCAGCGGGCCAGCCCGGGGTCGAGGCCGCCACCCAGGCAAAG GTGTGAAATCCCCAGGGGAAAAGTCACGCTATGAGACATCACTGAATCTGACCACCAAACgctttctggagctgctgagccgcTCAGCTGATGGCGTTGTTGACCTGAACTGGGCAGCGGAGGTGCTGAAGGTGCAGAAACGGCGCATCTATGACATCACCAATGTCCTCGAGGGCATCCAGCTCATTGCCAAGAAGTCTAAGAACCACATCCAGTGGCT AGGCAGTCACGCATCAGTGGGAATTGGTGGGCGGCTTGAAGGACTGACTCAGGACCTCCAGCAACTGCAGGAGAGTGAGCGGCAGCTGGACCACCTGATCCATATTTGCACCACACAGCTGAGGCTGCTTTCTGAGGATGCTGACAGTCAGCG CCTGGCCTACGTGACCTGCCAGGACCTTCGTAGCATTGCAGACCCTGCAGAGCAGATGGTCATGGTGATCAAGGCCCCTCCTGAGACCCAGCTCCAAGCCGTGGACTCCTCAGAG ACCTTTCAGATCTCCCTTAAGAGCAAACAAGGCCCCATCGACGTTTTCCTGTGCCCTGAAGAAAGTGCAGGCGGGGTCAGCCCTGGGAAGACCCCATCCCAGGGGGCAGCTTCTGGGGAGGAGGACAGGGCAGCTGACTCTGCCATCACAGTGCCACCACCATCATCTCCCCTCTCATGCCCTGCCACGGATCCCAGCCAGTCCCTGCTCAGCCTGGAGCAAG AACCCCTGCTTTCCCGGACGGGTGGCCTGCGGGTCCCTGTGGATGAGGACCGCCTATCCCCACTGGTGGCAGCCGACTCGCTCCTGGAGCATGTACGGGaggacttccccagcctcctccctgagGAGTTCATCAGCCTGTCCCCGCCCCACGAGGTCCTTGACTACCACTTTGGCCTTGAGGAGGGTGAGGGCATCAGAGACCTCTTCGACTGTGACTTTGGGGACCTCACCCCTCTGGATTTCTGA